From Candidatus Paceibacterota bacterium:
AAGTGTTGAATTATAATTCTATGCAACGAAAGAGCAAACTTGATAAACACGATAATAATAATTTATCCGAGGAATTTGCAGATGTCGTAATAACGGCCTTATTACTTGCGGAAGTTATGAAAGTTGATATCGAAAAAGCATTGAAGGGTAAGATTGAGAAAATAAATAAGCGATATAAGAAATAATTCCTGCGGTTAATTATTGAAGATTAAAAAGTGTCATGAAAAATAAAAAAATTGGAGTTTCTCAGAAAGCTATTATTTTCAGAAAAGATGGGAAGTTTTTAACGATTAGACGTTCAAAAACCGCTCCATCAAGACCACTGCATTGGGATTTGCCCGGCGGAGATCTTGGATTTGGTGAGGACGCAAGAAAAGGAATTATTCGAGAAATTAAAGAAGAAACCGGCTTAAAGGTTAAAAACTTGGCCTTAATCGATATTATTTCAGGATTGAATGATAGGAATGAATTTTGGGTAACGGTTTGCTATATCGCTAGAACAGCTGGTCTGAAAGTTTTATTAAGCTATGAACATGATGATTTTCAATGGGTGACGCCAGACGAATTTCGAAAACTTAAGGCATCTCCAAGAAATAAGAAGTTTGTTGAAAGATTCAAATCATTGAGGAGTAAGAAATAAAGATATGGAGCATGTCGCAATAATGAAAAAATCTTGGGGTTTGACTCAAAAGATTCTGAATGGTCAGAAAAAGATTGAATCACGTTGGTATTCAGCACGACATAAGCCTTGGAACAGTATTAAAAAAGGAGAAACAGTTTACTTTAAAGATTCCGGCGAGCCAGTAAGGATAAAAGCTGAAGTAAGTAAAGTTAGGCAATTCGCTGATTTAACCCCGAAGCGAGTGAAAGAAATATTAAATGAATATGGCAATAATGACGGATTAAAAAAAGAGAAAATTCCTGCATTTTTTAAGAGATTCAAAGACAAGAAATATTGTATACTCATATTCCTGAAGAATCCGCAGGAGATTAAACCGTTTGATATTGATAAAACCGGATTCGGTTTAATGTCGGCATGGATTACTATTGCAAAAATTAAAAAATTATGAAAAAAACAAAATTTAAACCAAGACCTAGGCAAATAGATTATACAAGTGCGCGGTGGGCGCCGGTCATTAACTGCCTGGTAAAATACAAAAACAAATTTCTTCTTGTCCAGAGGAGCGAATCGTTGAATTTCTATCCCGGACTTTGGAACGGTATCAGCGGTTTTCTTGACGATAAAAAAAGCCTTGAGCAGAAAGTTAAAGAAGAAATAAAAGAGGAAATTGGCAT
This genomic window contains:
- a CDS encoding NUDIX hydrolase, with the protein product MKNKKIGVSQKAIIFRKDGKFLTIRRSKTAPSRPLHWDLPGGDLGFGEDARKGIIREIKEETGLKVKNLALIDIISGLNDRNEFWVTVCYIARTAGLKVLLSYEHDDFQWVTPDEFRKLKASPRNKKFVERFKSLRSKK
- a CDS encoding NUDIX domain-containing protein is translated as MKKTKFKPRPRQIDYTSARWAPVINCLVKYKNKFLLVQRSESLNFYPGLWNGISGFLDDKKSLEQKVKEEIKEEIGIPSSKIKKIRLGRVFDQDEKKYGKTWIVHPVLVEINTDRIKLDWEAKKYKWVSFAEAKELKLLPGFGRVLKEFN